tgtataaaagcaaagtatagactttggaagaaatacttgatagtcgtaaggctattgggtgcagatggattttaaaaggaagacagacaatgatggtaagtgtcaccattaaggaAGCTCGGCTTGttgttaagatgttttccgacaagttcaaggagttgactacgatgagactttctcactcgtagcgatgctaagagtctgttcgaattatattagcagttactgcattatttatgaaatcttgcagataggatgtaaaaaaaacattgtttcctcgacgattttcttgaggaaaggttgtatgtgatacaaccagaaggttttgtcaatcctgaaagatgctaacaagtatgcaaagctccagcaatccttctaaggactggagtaagcatctcggagttggaatgtacgctttgatgagatgatcaaagattttgggtttatacaaagtttatgagaaacttgtatttccaaagaagtgagtgggagcactatagaatttctgatgagtatatgttgttgacatattgttgatcagagatgatgtagaatttctggaaagcatacagggttatttgaaaagtgtttttcaatggaaaacctggattaagctacttgaacattgggcatcaagatctataaggatagatcaaaaaacgcttaatagtactttcaaatgaatacataccacgacaagttttgaaggagttcaaaatagatcagcaaagaaggagttcttggctgtgttacaaggtgtgagtattgagtaagactcaagacctaaccacagcagaagagagagaaaggacgaaggtcgtcccctatgctttagacgtaggctctacagtatgctatgctgtgtaccgcacatgaagtgtgccttgccatgagttagtcaaggggtacaatagtgatccgggaatggatcacatgacagcggtcgaacttatccttagtatctagtggactaaggaattttctcgattatggaggtgaaaaaggagttcgtcgtaaagggttacgtcgatgcaaactttgacactaatccggatgactctgagtagtaaaccggattcgtatagtagagcagttatttggaatagctccaagtagcgcgtggtagctgcatctacaagatgacatagatattcgtaaagcacacacagatttgaaaggttcagaccggttgactaataacctctctcacaagcgagatatgaacaaaccccatgggtgttggattcattacaatcacatggtgatgtgaactagattattgactctggtaaactcttgggtattaatcacatggcgatgtgaactagattactgactctagtgcaagtgggagactgttagaaatatgccctagaggcaataataaattggttattattatatttccttgttcatgataatcgtttattatccatgctaaaattgtattgataggaaactcagatacatgtgtggatacatagacaacaccatgtccctagtaagcctctagttgactagctcgttgatcaatagatggttacggtttcctgaccatggacattggatgtcgttgataacgggatcacatcattaggagaatgatgtgatggacaagacccaatcctaagcctagcacaagatcgtgtagttcgtttgctaagagcttttctaatgtcaagtatcatttccttagaccatgagattgtgcaactcccggataccgtaggaatgctttgggtgtaccaaacgtcacaacgtaactgggtggctataaaggtgcactacaggtatctccgaaagtgtctgttggattggcacgaatcgagactgggatttgtcactccatgtaaacggagaggtatctctgggcccactcggtaggacatcatcataatgtgcacaatgtgaccaatgagttgatcacgggatgatgtgttacggaacgagtaaagagacttgccggtaacgagattgaacaaggtatcgggataccgacgatcgaatctcgggcaagtaccataccggtagacaaagggaattgtatacgggattgattgaatcgttgacatcgtggttcatccgatgagatcatcgtggaacatgtgggagccaacatgggtatccagatcccgttgttggttattggccggagaacgtcttggtcatgtctgcatggttcccgaacccgtagggtctacacacttaaggttcgatgacgctagggttatagggaatagatatacgtggttaccgaatgttgttcggagtcccggatgagatcacagacgtcacgaggagttccggaatggtccggaggtaaagatttatatatgggaagtcccgttttggccatcgaaagagtttcgggcgtcaccggtaatgtaccgggaccaccgaagggttccgggggtccaccgggaggggccaccaaccccggaggcctgcgtgggccaagtgtgggaagggaccagcccctaggtgggctggtgcgcctcccacaagaggcccaaggcgcagggaagggggaagggggaaaccctaggctcagatgggcctaaggcccacctagggtgcgcccccctctctccccctctggccgccccctagatgcatctagggctggccgcaccccttgggggggaaccctagatggggggcgcagcccctccccctcccctatatatagtgggggttttggggctgccatagacaatgagtctccctctctcttggcgcagccctacccctctccctcctcgtctctcgcagtgcttggcgaagccctgctggagtgccacgctcctccatcaccaccatgccgttgtgctgctgctggacggagtcttccccaacctctccctctctccttgctggatcaaggcgtgggagacgtcaccgggctgcacgtgtgttgaacgcggaggtgccgtggttcggcgcttagatcggaaacaaccgcgatctgaatcgctacgagtacgactccttcatccgcgttcttgcaacgcttccgcttagcgatctacaatggtatgtagatgcactccccttccccttggtgctagattactccatagattgatcttggtgatgcgtagaaaattttgaatttctgctacgttccccaacaggcctTTGTGGTGGCATGGGGTATATTTTGACGGCGTCACAAGCGAAGTGCTCCCTCCTAAGCTTGATGAAGGCGTTGTGGGATGCTGATCCCAGTTCAACAAAGGCACATGTTGCAACCCAGATTTATATTGTAGTGACTGAAGCATGCTATGTAGAGATGTACTATTGAATGATGATGGATGGCTTGGTTGTAACATAGTGAAAGAAAAAACCTCCCGACGTGTTATGCTGCCGAAATTTCTAGGGAAATTTGCCCCGACTTGTCAAAATTTTGTCCTTGTTTGTAAGAAAACAAGAACTATAGGGTGTCATCTGCAAGATGTTAGGGCCTTCATTGCAAAAATTAATACACTTTTGTCCTTGATTGCAAGAAGACAAAACTATAGGGTTTCGCCTTCAGATCCACAGTTTGCATCAAGTTTACAAAAAATATGTTGGCCGCTATTACCTGTTTTTACTTATAAATATTAAGACAGAAGCATTGGGAAGAACTTACCAGCCTGAGCACGTGTGCGCATGGTGTGGGTGGGCACTGGGCACTCGCGACGGGATCGCCAAGAGGATAAAAACCCTAGCCGCCGTCTGGGGGAACACATCGGGGAGAACTTATCTTAGGATCCCATTCCGGCAGCCAAGGTCAGCATCGAATAATCCGATCCACAGCCACGGTGATGATGACCATGTACGGAAGTGTAGACACACATGCCTTTATTTCTCTCATAGGGTACGCTCGCAGTGCACGCTAGTACTAAATTGTTCTGTGTGTTCCCTAACGCATGAATCTACAGACCTACCGATCCACCCATCCATCAATCTATATGTATGCGATATGGTCGGACTCGGCTTGGCGGTGGCATTATTTTGGGCAGCAACGACGACGGAGTAACGTACGTACCATGTCCAGGTTGGTTGCTAGCAACGAGGAACGCGTGACGATGGCGATGCATGCATGTACGATGCATAGAAGCACGGGACGGACGATTTGTTGCATGCGGGTGACAGGTCAGGTCAGGCCGGGTCCATGCACGCACGACTCAAGTGTCCGCCCGCTTATATCCATCTGGCAGCATCTATAAGCACCATGTCGATCGAAGAAAAAACCGGACATGCCCATCATCAAACGGCGTGTAGTGTAGCGCGTGTTCCATTCTCCGAGTCCGGTGTCCAAGTTGCGCAAAGTCTTTTTTTTTACACAGTACCCATCATCAAATATGTTTTCATCTGGTACATATTCGTTACTGTGCTCACGTTTTTCTTGTGCAAATTAAGTTGATCAAAGTCTATAAAACTTGACTTTAGGGAAAAATTTATATACACTTCAATTTTGTAACGAGATAGTAAGACATTTCACACAGCACGTCCAAGAAATATCCCACTTTAACTAGTGCTCCTTATCTTATTTTTGTTGGCATACAATAATTTACCATAAGATTATTTGATGATCCAAATTGCACTAAGGCTACTCAATTTTCTAAGATAGGGTAACTCGATCGTAACTAACATTGACAAAGTTCACAGATTTTTTCTCCAGCATTTTCAAtgccattagattcatcatgaaataTGTTTTCATCTGGTACATATTCGTTACTGTGCTCATGTTTTTCTTGTGCAAATTAACTTGATCAAAGTCTACAAAACATGACTTTAGGGATTATATCCACTTCAATTTGGTAACGAGATAGTAAGACATTTCACACACCTCGTACAAAAAATATCTCACTTTAACTAGTGCTCTTTATCTTATTTTTATTATTGGCAGACAATAATTTACCCTAAGATTATTTGATGCTCGAAAATTCCATTAAGGCTACTCCATTTTCTAAGATAGGGTAACTCCATCGTAACTAACTAGTATAGTCATGGCAAGTATATATATACTACTTGCAATATAGTGATGATGAATTGACATGTGCATGTCCGGCCCATGATGGAACGATCAGACgttggcggtggcggtggcggcagcggtgGCCTTGGCGGTGACGGGGGCGGCAAGGCCGAGCTCAGCGAGGTGGAGATCGGTGTCTTCTGGGTGTTCCTCAACATTCCTCGGGCGATGCGGCAGCATCCACCGCCCATCCTCCGTCCTGACCATGCCCTTGTTCAACTCCTGGCGCCACCCGTCAGGCACCATGTGCTCGTCCATGAGGAAGTCGGCGGCCTTGTTCACGAGTGCCGGGTCCCTACCCCCGAGCTTGAACTCCTTGCCGCGGCCCTGGTAGCCGTCGAGAAGGTGGAGGTGCGCTTCGAGGTTGTGGTAGCACGCGAGGTCGAAGACGTCCTTGAGGAAGGGCGAGAGCTTGTGGTCGAGCGCCAGCTCCACGCCGATGTGGGAGTAGACGCTGGGCAGGCCGAGAGCCCCGGCGATCCGCAGCAACGGCATCGGGAGGACGGCTTCGGTGAAGATGCCGGGCACCTTGGGCACCGAGTCGTGCACGTTCAGGATGCGCAGCGCCTTCACGCCCAGCTCGCCCTCGAACCGCTCCCTGAACATGGGGTTCCCCACGCGCGGGCCCGAGTAGGAGAAGACGCAGACCGGGGCCTTGGCACCTCCGGTGGACACGTTGGCGCGCGTCTCGGCGATGTCGTAGGCGCAGAGCACGGCAAGCGCGGCGCCGAGGCTGTGGCCGGTGACGGTGACGCTCACCTCCTCGCCCTGCCCGGTGTACCGCTCCACCAGCTTCCGCACCTCGGCGAGCACCTGCTCCCGCGCCGAGTACTTGCAGTACTTGCAGTCGGGGTTCTTGCTGGTGTAGAGCTCCGCGAAGCCCTCCTCCACCTTCACGCTCGGGTCAGGGCACGGCAGCCCAAACTGGCCGATGGGCTTGAGGAACGCGGTTATGTCGGCGATCCACTCGAGCTTTGTGACGGTGCCTCGCCAGGCGACGGCGATGTCCCGGCGGCCGATGCGCGCCGTCTCTTCGTCCGTGGACACGGCGATGAAGCCGATGAAGGTACCGGTCTCGCTCCACATCCGGTCATCGCTGGGGTTGTGCTTCTGGACGCCGAAGCTGGGGAAGCGGGCGTGCGAGGTGGCGTAGAGGTAGCGGGTGACGTCGTagccgacgccggcgaggccgacGTTCTTGAAGAAGGAGTCCTGGGCGTACTTGCAGGTGCCGGCGTAGCGGGAGTAGCGGTCGTAGTCGAAGGAGTCGTAACAGGCCTGCGAGAACTCGCCGTAGCGGATGAGCTCCCCGCGGAGCGTCCTGTCGATGGGGTCCAGCAGGCCGTCCCAGTCGTTGCAGCCGTGCATCTCCCGCCACCGCGACGTCAGCTCGCCGTCGGAGCGGCCGGACTCCTCAGCCAGGGTGCCGCGCTCCATGTCCCCGACGAAGGAGTCCGCCTTCTTCTCCTTGGTCGGTGGCGCTTCGTCGGCTGACACCGCCGACGTGACATGAGACGACGGGCGTCGTGGCCGAGAGGTAGTGTACGCTCCGTGGATGCCGGTGGGAGGCTTCTGCAGGAGGAGCAGGCGGGCAGCTGGCGGCACGGTCCGGCCGGCAGGGCTGCCGAGGAGGGAGTGTGCGTTGAGCGAGAGGTTAGAGGAGCACGACATGGTCGACATTGCTGAtcgatggatggatggatgcacGTAGGTTTGTGAGGTTGAGCACGTACTAGCTGGAGAAACTGTTGGTTTGAGTAGCTGATGGATGGATGGGTCGATGGGGTTTGAGAGGTTGGGTCACGGGTATGTATAGTTGTATGGAAAACACTACACGTTCGCGCGGCGTGGAACACGTTTGACAGCTCCGATTCGTACGTACGTCGCCAGAGTTCACATGCGCATGAATGGACAGGTGCGCCTAGCTAAGAAGAAGAAACTAGGTCTACAGTGACTGATTTCACAAAGTTACAGATAATTTCTGCGGAGACCAGATCTTTTCCTCTTCGATTTCTATTAAAAGAAACAAGAGAAGGATGGCCATATATATGCTGGTGTTCATCGACCTCTAAGCATGCGACagtattctttttttttttgcgcatCGTGTTTTAACATGTTTAAGGAAATTAAGTGATCGCTAATGGCTATAAAAGGTGTTACACTCTACCCcctcccataatataagaacgtttttgataCTAAACTAGTGT
The Aegilops tauschii subsp. strangulata cultivar AL8/78 chromosome 3, Aet v6.0, whole genome shotgun sequence genome window above contains:
- the LOC109776523 gene encoding phospholipase A1-Igamma1, chloroplastic produces the protein MSTMSCSSNLSLNAHSLLGSPAGRTVPPAARLLLLQKPPTGIHGAYTTSRPRRPSSHVTSAVSADEAPPTKEKKADSFVGDMERGTLAEESGRSDGELTSRWREMHGCNDWDGLLDPIDRTLRGELIRYGEFSQACYDSFDYDRYSRYAGTCKYAQDSFFKNVGLAGVGYDVTRYLYATSHARFPSFGVQKHNPSDDRMWSETGTFIGFIAVSTDEETARIGRRDIAVAWRGTVTKLEWIADITAFLKPIGQFGLPCPDPSVKVEEGFAELYTSKNPDCKYCKYSAREQVLAEVRKLVERYTGQGEEVSVTVTGHSLGAALAVLCAYDIAETRANVSTGGAKAPVCVFSYSGPRVGNPMFRERFEGELGVKALRILNVHDSVPKVPGIFTEAVLPMPLLRIAGALGLPSVYSHIGVELALDHKLSPFLKDVFDLACYHNLEAHLHLLDGYQGRGKEFKLGGRDPALVNKAADFLMDEHMVPDGWRQELNKGMVRTEDGRWMLPHRPRNVEEHPEDTDLHLAELGLAAPVTAKATAAATATANV